GTCACTGCTTATAACGAAAGCGCTCATGTGCGCCAAAAAATCGAAAATTCGTTAGCGCTCGATTATCCGAAGGAGAAACTTCAGTTAATTTGGGTGACCGACGGTTCTACCGATGACACACCGGACATCGCATCCACCTATCCACAGGTTCAGGTATTTCACGAACCCGAACGCAGGGGGAAAGCTCACGCCCTCAACCGGGGAATGGCATTCGTTAAGGCGCCTTTGGTTGTCTTCACTGATAGTAACACGCTTTTGTCGAAAGGGACGCTCCGAGCCATCATTCGGGAATTCGAAGACCCCAAAATCGGTTGCGTGGCAGGAGAAAAACGAATTGCCGAAAATAATTCTTCCGGGCCCGTCGCTTCCGGAGAAGGATTCTACTGGCGAATTGAATCATGGTTGAAAAAAATCGACAGCCGATTCTACAGCACCATCGGCGCAGCTGGCGAAATTTTCGCCATACGGACAGAGCTGTATTCCGAACTGGAAGAAGATACCTTGCTGGATGATTTCATTCTCTCCATGCGAATTGCCAAGAAGGGATACAGGATTGCTTACGCAAAAGACGCGTGGGCCACAGAATTTGCCTCTTCCAATCCGAGCGAGGAGATGAAACGCAAAGTCAGAATTGCCGCCGGAGCTTTCCAGTCAATGGTCCGACTATCGGAACTTCTGAATCCATTCCAATACGGAAAACTCACTTTCCAATATGTTTCGCACAAAGTTCTTCGCTGGACACTCGCTCCGCTCTCATTGCTTATTCTGCTGATTTCAGGAATATACCTTTCATTTCAGACAGCTATTCCCGGTGTAATCATTTTTCAGTCAATCACCGCTTTGCAAGTACTATTTTACCTTATCGCACTGGCTGGATTTCTGTTGCAACGAAAAAACGTACGGTCAGGCTGGTTCTTCGCTCCCTACTATTTCACGCTGATGAATTACGCCAGTTTTCCCGGTTTTATCAGGTATTCACTGGGTAAGCAGACGGTATTGTGGGAAAAGGCTCAACGTTCAGACTCATTCCACGAAGGATTTTCTTAATTTTGCGCTCGAAAGTATTTCTGGCTTTCGAAAAAATAAAAAAATGACAGACTTTAAACTCAATACCATCGACGAAGCAATACATGATATCCGTAACGGGAAATTCGTGATTGTGGTAGACGATGAGGACCGTGAAAATGAAGGTGACTTTATTGCAGCCGCCGAGAAAATAACCCCCGAAATGGTCAACTTCATGGCCAAAGAAGGGCGAGGACTGATTTGTGCACCTATCACCGAAGAGCGGTGCAATGAGTTGGAACTGGAGATGATGGTTGGGAAAAATACCTCACTGCACGAAACTCCCTTTACCGTTTCAGTCGATGCGGTAGGCCCAGGTATTACAACCGGAATTTCTGCTCACGACCGCGCTGCGACGATTCGCTTGCTGGCTGATCCGAAGGCTCGTCCCGAAGATTTGGGCCGTCCGGGACACATCTTCCCGCTAAAAGCGAAAAACCGTGGTGTATTGCGCCGTTCCGGACACACCGAAGCGGCTGTTGACTTGGCCCGTATGTCAGGTCTGCAACCTGCCGGAGTGCTGGTTGAAATCATGAACGAAGACGGTACCATGGCGCGCATGCCTCAACTGGTGGAAATCGCAGCCAAATTCGAATTGAAAATCATCAGTATAGCCGATTTGATTGCATATCGCTTACAGACCGAAAGTCTTATTGAGCGGGGCGAAGAAGTACATTTGCCGACTTCTTACGGTGATTTTCGACTCATTCCTTTCCGGCAGAAATCGAACGGAGTAGAGCATATGGCGCTGATCAAAGGAAAATGGAAACCCGGAGAACCTGTTTTGGTAAGGGTTCACTCTTCCTGTGCCACCGGCGATATTTTTGGTTCGCTTCGTTGTGAATGCGGTGACCAGCTGCACAAATCGATGGAGCTAATCGAAAAGGAAGGTCAGGGAGCGATTGTTTACATCCAGCAGGAAGGCCGTGGCATTGGTTTGATGAACAAAATCAAAGCTTACAAGCTGCAGGAGGAAGGCCTCGATACCGTTGATGCCAACGTTCATTTAGGTTTTGATCCGGACGAACGTGATTACGGCGTTGGCGCGCAAATTATTCGCAGCCTGGGAATCGAAAAAATGAAGCTGATGACCAACAATCCTGTAAAGCGCGTCGGACTGGAAGGATATGGTTTGAAAGTCGTGGGAACAGTCCCGATTGAAGTAAAACCGAATCAGTTCAACGAGTTTTACATGAAGACCAAACGAGACCGCATGGGGCATTCGCTTGAACAATTCAATTACGGTGACCGCACCAAAGAATAATGATATGTAAAAAAGGAGGTTCATCCTCCTTTTTTTATCTTTTGTCCGTTCTTTTGGATTTCAATAAACATATTGTTGAAATTAGCCAAAACAGGGACGAATGGGATACCCAACGTATCTTTTGACAATTGTTTGTCCGATATAATATTTGACAAGGGAAAATATTGGGGTAACTTTATTAACGAGGATTTAGGTTGGTTTAGGTTTAGTTTTGGTTTAGACCTAATTTTTCTGTTTTTAAGGTTTCCCTGAAAATTTTCTTCCATCTTTCAGGGAAACCTTTTTTTGATATAGTGACATGATGTGGGATGATATAGAATACAGCGATAATTTAGAAGAGGGCGAAGACTTTTACCTGACGAAAGAGGGGTACCGGGTTATGACGGAGAAATACCTGCGGGAACGCGGCTACTGTTGCGGCAATGGCTGCAGGCATTGTCCTTATTTCCCGAAAGCACAAAAAGGGAACCGTAACTTACGGGAATAGCTCTGTTCCTGTTTCCCCAAAAAGAACCGAAGAAGAAAATAAAACATATAAACTGAAGAATTATGCAAGGCAAAGACATCCGTATTGTTTTTATGGGCACACCCGATTTTGCTGTTGAGAGTTTAAAAGCACTCGTGGAAAACGGTTACAACGTGGTTGGCGTTATTACTACGCCTGACAAACCCGCCGGCCGCGGGCAGAAAGTGCATACGTCCGCTGTAAAGCAATACGCCATGTCGCAGAATTTACCCGTGCTACAACCCGAAAAACTAAAAGATCCGACGTTTATTGAAGAGCTTGCAACCTGGAAGGCAGATTTACAAGTCGTGGTTGCCTTCCGGATGCTCCCCGAAATTGTCTGGAGCATGCCACCGATGGGCACCTTCAATCTGCATGCCTCTCTCCTGCCCCAATACCGCGGAGCTGCTCCGTTGAACTGGGCTGTTATTAATGGGGAGACCGAAAGTGGCGTTTCAACCTTCTTACTTAAACATGAAATTGACACCGGTAATATTCTTTTCCAGGAAAAAGTTTCAATCGGTCCCGACGAAGCCGTTGGCGAATTGCATGACAAACTAATGAGTGTTGGTGCAAAGTTGGTTTTGACAACCGTTGATGCATTAGCAGAAGGAACTGCCAAAGGCATTTCGCAGGATGTGTTGATTGCTCGCGGTGTCAATGTAAAACCCGCACCCAAAATCTTTAAAGACGATTGTCGGATCGATTGGAAACAACCGGGAGCACAGATTCATAATCTTATCCGTGGACTCAGTCCTTATCCTGCATCGTGGACCGTTTTCCAGGAAAAAGAAGGGAATAAGGAAATTTCTGTCAAAATTTACCGTGCCCATTTCGGGAAAGAAAATCATGACACAACTCCGGGAACAGTGATTTCGCCCAACAAAAAGGAACTAAAAATTGCTTGCCCCGATGGATTTGTCAGTATTTATGAGCTGCAAATGGCTGGGAAAAAACGCATGAACGTGGAAGATTTTCTCCGCGGTTTTCAGAATGTTGAACAATTTCGGGCCATTTAACGCAGACACTTAACGCCTGCGGGGTTTCTTCTTCCTCAGCCAGATTTGCTGTCCGGGACGCGGCTCATCACCCTGTTTCATCCTGTTTTTGCGATACAACGATTTCAGGCGAATGCCGTATTGCTGCGCTATCTGCCACATGGTTTCACTGTCGCGGGCAATGTGGTAATCATTCCCCCTGGCCGCCCGACCGGGTTTCATTTCAAGATAAACAATCGATGATTCGGCTGGCTCGTGTCCTTTTTCGGTATCATTGTATTTGTAGATTTCCCATTCTTTCAAGCCGTATTCGGCAGCCAACTCTTCGTACGTATCACCTTTGCGTGCACGAATCGACTTCGTTCCATTTCGTTCGACCGCCGATTGACTGTCATCCGACAAATCAATAGAGAAATGGTCGATACGGTTATCATCGCTGCGGGAAGTTTGTGTATTTCTATCAGAACGATCATTTCCAGTGCTCACTACCGCATCTTTCCCGTCGTAGTTTTTATCCAAATCGTAAAGCTGATACTTTTCGATAATGTGAATCAACCGTTCCGGGTAACGCGGGTCTGTAGCGTAGCCAGCCTTCTTCAGACCTCTGGCCCAACCTTTGTAATCGGTAATTTTGAGCTTGAATAACGAGGCATAACGCACATTATTTCGCAGAAAAAGCGAGTGATCGCGATAAGATTCCCAGGCCGACTTGTATTTCCGAAAACACTCCCTGCGCGAATCGTCATCGTGCCGTACGCTTTTCCCCGTCCATCCGTTGTTGCATTTTATGCCAAAGTGATTGTTCGCATCACGCGCCAATGACGAGTTGCCATCTCCGGATTCCAGACATCCCTGCGCCATGGTAATACTCGCCGGGATATGAAACTGGTTCATTTCCGCGATAGCAACCTTGGCAAAACGGTTGATATACTGCTGCCGGGTCATCCGGTGCGCTTCGTCACCCCGGGCTGTAAAGCCGGCCAATAACATGATAAAAACTATGAAGAGGGAGCGTATCTGGGGTCTCATATTTTCGATTTTATCCCAAAAATAAAAAAAAAGAGGTTCCTCAGCAGGAGAATGACAGCATTCGCGCAGAAATTGTAAATTTGAACCAAACATGGTATACCAATTACGGAGCTCCCGCTTTTGCAGCGAATACAGGTGGAGTCTTCCGGTTCAGGTTACCAGCATAATTATTTTTTCGTGAAAGAGATAGTTTTCAAAATTGCACTCACCGAATATTCCGGTATTGACGAATTACCGGTTGCCGAAAAAGAACTTTTGCAAAAAGCGCGCGAAGCAGCCAAAGACGCCTATTCCCCCTATTCCGGTTTTAAAGTGGGTGCTGCTGTTTTATTGGGAAACGGACAAACCGTAACCGGAAATAACCAGGAGAATGCAGCCTATCCATCAGGTTTGTGTGCTGAACGGACTGCCCTGTTCTATGCCAGTGCTCAATATCCGAATGTTCCTGTTACCATGATAGCGGTATCAGCGCTGAAGCAGGAGCTTTTGGTTGATAACACCGTGAAACCTTGCGGAAGTTGCCGGCAGGTAATGGCAGAGTTCGAAGACCGGTTTGAAAAACCGATACGGATTATCCTTGACGGAGAAGACAAAATTGAAGTACTCGACGGCATCGATAATCTTTTGCCGTTGCGGTTTAAAAAAGAAGCGTTGGATTAATCGCTACAACTTCATTTGAGCAAAATGATCCCAAACAGCGTCACGGGGAGTAGGCGCTGTTATCGAAATGTTTTCCTGGCTCACCGGATGGATGAACTCAATGCTCCGGGCGTGTAGATGAATGCCTGCGTCTTTATTCGACCGGGGAAAACCATATTTCAAATCACCTTTGATGTGCAAACCAACAGCCGCTAATTGTGCCCTAATTTGGTGGTGACGCCCCGTGTGTAGTTCTATTTCCAGCAAATGGTACCGGTCCGAAGAAGCCAAATAGCGATAGGTTAGTGAGGCTGCTTTACCGTTAGCCCGGCGACCACTGTAAGCCACCGATTTGTTCTTTTCCGGATAACGAACCAACCAATGCTCCAATGTATCCTCATCGTTGGCGGGCCGATTATCTACCACAGCCCAATACGTTTTTTGTATCTCCCCTTTTTCACTGAACATTTTATTCAGGCGAGCTAAAGCCTTGGAAGTACGGGCAAACAGAACAATTCCGCTGGTCGGACGATCGAGACGGTGCGTCACACCAAGGAAAACGGCGCCAGGCTTTCGGTATTTCTTCTTCAGATAAGCCTTCACCTCGTCCCCCAACGTTGCATCGCCGGTTTTGTCGCCCTGAACGATGTCTCCACAGCGTTTATTAACGGCAATAATGTGATTATCCTCGTATAAAACCTCCATATCTGAATATTCTGAAACAGGCAAAGAAAACAAAGGTCAATGGGCTGACCTCTGTTCTAATTAATCAATATTGTTCTTTGTCGTTCGGGAAATCCCGCGATTTCACATCATTGATGTAGTTACCCACCGCCCCTTTGATTTCAGTTGCCAAATTGTGGTAACGTCGCAAAAAGCGGGGAGAGAACTCCTGGGTAATGCCCAGCATATCGTGAATAACGAGCACCTGTCCGTCCACGCCACCGCCGGCTCCAATTCCAATGACCGGGATTTTCAGCTCTTTCGCTACGCGTTCGCCCAAAGCTGCCGGTATTTTTTCGAGCACCATGGCAAAACAACCTGCTTCTTCCAGCAGACGAGCGTCTTCAATCAGTTTTTCTGCTTCCGCATCCTGCTTGGCACGCACCGTATAGGTTCCATATTTGTGTATCGATTGCGGCATTAATCCCAAATGTCCCATCACGGGAATACCTGCCGAGAGAATACGTTCCACCGATTGAATTACTTCTTTGCCGCCTTCCATTTTCACCGCATCGGCATGCGTTTCCTTCATGATGCGAATGGAAGAAATCAGCGCCTCCTTCGAATCTCCCTGATACGTTCCGAAAGGCAAATCGACCACGACCAAAGCCCGGTTCACTGCCTTCACCACCGATTTACCATGATAAATCATCTGGTCGAGCGTAATGGGCAGCGTCGTTTCGTTTCCGGCCATCACATTCGAGGCCGAGTCTCCTACCAGTATCACATCGATTCCGGCTTCATCCACCAATCTGGCCATACTGTAATCGTACGCGGTAAGCATCGAAATCTTCTCACCCCGCAGCTTCATTTCCGATAAAACGTGGGTCGTTACCCGTTTTACTTCTTTATGTACTGACATGATCACTCAAGATTGATTTGTAGCTTACAAAATTACCAAAAAGCTTTGGCTCCGTCACCTTGTTACCTCCATAAATCGGGAAATACTGCTGCTAACGGCACAAGGTAATCCCGCAACAGGCCTGTGACAGCCAACCCATCACCGGCTGATAACCTGAACCGGCAGAAGGGATTAAAAAACGTTTCGGATGATTGCCTAATTTCCACAGGCAAATCAAAAAGTGTTTCGATTGACTACCTAATTCCCGCAGGCAAATCAAAAAGTGTTTCGGATGACCACCTAAATCCCACGGGCAAATCAAAAAGTGATTCGGATGACTACCTAATTCCCACAGGCATATCAAAAAGTGATTTGGATGACTACCTAATTTCCACAGGCAAATCAAAAAGTGTTTCGATTGACTACCTAATTTCCTCGGGCGAATCAAAAAGTGATTCGGATGACTGCCTAATTCCCACAGGCGAATCAAAAAGTGATTCGGATGACTACCTAATTCCCACAGGCATATCAAAAAGTGATTTGGATGACTACCTAATTCCCGCAGGCGAATCAAAAAGTGATTCGGATGACTACCTTAAATTCGCAGGGAAACCAAAAGGTGCACTGTTTGATTACCTAAATCCGCAGCGGTTATCAAAAAATGCCCGGGGGGTATGCTCCCGTTGTGGGTCCGTCATGACAGGCGCTCCGGGATATTCAATAATTCGAACAACTTAAGCTATTTTTCCACTTTTTCATTCATACACTTGACTTTCAACAACATTATCAGTAAATTCATTTTGTTAATTACTAATTTAAACCTCAAAACCATGCTTGACAGTCCTAAAATTTATGATTACTGGAATGACGAAGTATTTACTTACACCGAAAGCATCACCAAGGTGCTTTCGGGATTTGATGTTGAAACACTTAGCCTGGGCAAATTCAGCGGAGAGCTGAAAACGGCATTCGACCAGCTGGGAGCTTCGCTGGTGAAAGAGCGCGGTAGCATCCTGACTGAAGCGGTAGAAGCTGCTGACAACTACCGCGACCGGGCGTTTATCGCGTTGCGCACATACATCGAAGCCTGTAGCTTCCGGCGAAACGAAGCGTTCAATGCCGCAGCCGCACCGCTTATCCGAACCATTCACAAATACGGATGGGGCCTGCAAACCCAGGGCTACGCCATCGAGTCTTCCAAAATGGATAACCTGATTGATGACCTGGAGAAGATGACTGAAAATGCTGATGCCCTTGCCGCCATCTCGGCCGGTCCCTGGCTTGCCGAAATGAAAGAAGAGCACGAGGCTTTTAAGCAAGCCGTCAGCGACCGCGACAACGAGCAGGCGGGCCGCAATCCCATTAAAACCATCGATGCCCGTAAGGCGGTGATTGCTGCTATTAACGATTTGTTCGGCGCCATCGAGTTTTTATACAAAATGAACGAAGACGAGCAATACAAATCGATGGCCCTGAAAATAAACGAAGTAACCGCGCGAATGAACGCTACGGTAAAGGGGCGTAAAACCCGCAACGACAGCGACCAGACGCCTCCTGCGGACGCCTCGTCGGATGAATAATATTCTTTTGTAACATGGTTAAATAATTTTTTATTGATGGAAAGAAAAAGGGGACGCTTTTTAACAGAAGCTCCCCTTTTTCGCATTATTATTAACACCAACGAATTTATACCTTCAGGAATATTTTCCGCTTATACAGGAAATACAAGAACGCCCATTCGAAAGCAATGCCGCCAATGGTAAGAATAACCATGCCAAAATCGCCGGCCGGATTGGCTAACCAGCCCAGGAAGAATTTCGAGACACCGAGTATGCCGTTACTGAAAATCCGGACAAACAGGTAAATGGTTATGGAGTTCAGGCCTATCACCTGGAAAAAGAAAATCCATCCCCGCCACTTCTTCACATCGATGATGTAATAGAACACCGATAACAACAGAAAACTAACGCCGGCGGTCAGCAGGTCGAACGGCACCGTCCACATCGCTTTGATGATGGGATAAAAAGTGGAAAGCAACAAAGCTACAACTACCAATGCAACGCCGCTAATAACAAGAAAACCAGTTTTTCGGGTACTGGCTGCTTTGCCATCGCGCAGTATGGTTCCGGCTAATGAACCCATGAGAGTTACGGCCGTTGCCGAAACAATACACAAAAGCCCTTCGGGGTCGAACGTGCCACCATATAGTTTTCCCGGAAGGAAATGCTGATCAATCCATGAATTGATGCTCCCGACTTTGGTCATTTCACCGGCACCAAATCCGGGCACCGGAACCGCCAGCTGAAGCAAAGCGATGCCCAGCAAAATACCGCCAAGCCAGAACAGCCGGGTACGAACTTGTTTGGTGTTCATGACAATGAGTGCGGCGAAGAAGTAGGCCAGACCAATCTGCCCCAATACACTGGCATACCGCAAATCGCTAAACCCATTTTCGAAGGCGCCGTTATAAAGCAATCCGAAAATGACAAGTGTCAGCATGCGCTTTGTTATCTTGTTCACTAATTCTCTTTTGGGAGTTCCTTTTTCCAGCTTGCCGGTGATGGCATAAGGAATCGCCACACCTGAAATAAACATGAACAGAGGAAAGATGAGATCGTAAAAATGGAAACCGGCCCAGGGGACATGTTCCATTTGTTCGGCAATCACATTCAGCCAGCCCCATTCGGTGGCTTTCGCCAGAAAGACGACCAGTGTTCCGCCGCCGGTAATCCACAACATATCAAATCCGCGTAAAGTATCCAGCGACACCAGACGCTCGTTAATCCGGTTAGGATTGTGTTCAGCATTCATAAGAGTTGGATTTAGTTTGCAGGCAGAAATTTAACGATAATGTTTAGATGAACAAATTAACTCATTGCATTTCAGTTCATCGAAATACCTGTCTCTTCCGGATTAACTGGAAAACTTCCCGCTCTGACACCAGTCCTTCTCTGTCGTTTTGTCACGAAAGATGACAGCCTTCCTTCAGTAAATCCTGCTGGCGGTGTCAATTTTTCACGAAAAAGGGCTGAAAACGGATTGGCACAACGATTGATTAATACTGGGCGAAATTGAAAAAGAAATCAACGAACGTATAAATTAAAATACTTTATCAGCAATGGGAAAAATTATTGGAATTGACTTAGGAACAACAAACTCCTGCGTCTCGGTAATGGAAGGAAATGAGCCGGTCGTTATCCCGAACAGCGAAGGGAAAAGGACCACACCATCCATTGTAGCTTTTGTTGAAAATGGTGAACGTAAAGTTGGTGATCCGGCCAAACGTCAGGCTATTACCAATCCTCATAAAACTGTATTCTCCATCAAACGCTTCATGGGAGAAACATTCGACCAGGTTCAAAAAGAAGTCAAGCGTGTTTCTTACGAAGTAATCAAAGGAGACAACAATACTCCGCGTGTAAAAATCGACGACCGGATGTATTCTCCTCAGGAAATTTCGGCTATGGTTCTTCAGAAAATGAAGAAAACTGCTGAGGATTACCTGGGCCAGGAAGTGACAGAAGCGGTTATTACCGTACCAGCATATTTTAACGACTCACAGCGTCAGGCAACCAAAGAGGCTGGTGAAATTTCCGGTTTGAAAGTTCGTCGTATCATCAACGAGCCGACTGCCGCTTCACTGGCATATGGTCTTGACAAGCGCGACAAAGACATGAAAATCGCCGTATTCGACCTTGGTGGTGGTACTTTCGATATTTCGGTACTCGAACTGGGCGACGGCGTGTTTGAAGTAAAATCGACCGACGGTGATACTCACCTGGGTGGTGACGATTTCGACCAGGTAATTATCGACTGGTTAGCTGACAGCTTTAAAGAAGAAGAAGGTGTTGACTTGCGTCAGGACCCCATGGCTCTTCAGCGTTTGAAAGAAGCTGCTGAGAAAGCCAAAATCGAGTTGTCCAGCTCAACTTCTACCGAAATCAACCTGCCGTACATCATGCCAGTGAACGGTATTCCGAAACACTTGGTGAAAACCCTGTCGCGCGCACAGTTTGAAAACCTGGCTGATTCGCTGATTACAGCAACGCTCGAGCCTTGCCGTCGTGCGATGAAAAATGCAGGCGTTTCGGCCGCTGACATTGACGAAGTTATTTTGGTAGGTGGTTCAACCCGTATTCCTGCTGTACAGGAAAAAGTGAAAGAACTGTTTGGCAAAGCTCCTTCGAAAGGTGTGAACCCCGATGAGGTTGTTGCCATTGGTGCTGCTATCCAGGGTGGTGTGCTGACCGGAGAAGTGAAAGACGTGCTGTTGCTCGACGTAACTCCGCTGTCACTCGGTATCGAAACCATGGGCGGTGTAATGACCAAATTGATTGAGGCCAACACTACCATCCCTACCAAGAAGACGGAAACGTTTACTACGGCAGCCGACAATCAACCGTCAGTTGAAATTCACGTATTGCAGGGTGAACGTC
This Prolixibacter sp. NT017 DNA region includes the following protein-coding sequences:
- a CDS encoding glycosyltransferase family 2 protein, with product MLDAAVFVFWLCVFIIFYSFGGYGLFLWIMLKLRGLFKKEASSSPKGKIATEPNICLFVTAYNESAHVRQKIENSLALDYPKEKLQLIWVTDGSTDDTPDIASTYPQVQVFHEPERRGKAHALNRGMAFVKAPLVVFTDSNTLLSKGTLRAIIREFEDPKIGCVAGEKRIAENNSSGPVASGEGFYWRIESWLKKIDSRFYSTIGAAGEIFAIRTELYSELEEDTLLDDFILSMRIAKKGYRIAYAKDAWATEFASSNPSEEMKRKVRIAAGAFQSMVRLSELLNPFQYGKLTFQYVSHKVLRWTLAPLSLLILLISGIYLSFQTAIPGVIIFQSITALQVLFYLIALAGFLLQRKNVRSGWFFAPYYFTLMNYASFPGFIRYSLGKQTVLWEKAQRSDSFHEGFS
- a CDS encoding bifunctional 3,4-dihydroxy-2-butanone-4-phosphate synthase/GTP cyclohydrolase II, whose translation is MTDFKLNTIDEAIHDIRNGKFVIVVDDEDRENEGDFIAAAEKITPEMVNFMAKEGRGLICAPITEERCNELELEMMVGKNTSLHETPFTVSVDAVGPGITTGISAHDRAATIRLLADPKARPEDLGRPGHIFPLKAKNRGVLRRSGHTEAAVDLARMSGLQPAGVLVEIMNEDGTMARMPQLVEIAAKFELKIISIADLIAYRLQTESLIERGEEVHLPTSYGDFRLIPFRQKSNGVEHMALIKGKWKPGEPVLVRVHSSCATGDIFGSLRCECGDQLHKSMELIEKEGQGAIVYIQQEGRGIGLMNKIKAYKLQEEGLDTVDANVHLGFDPDERDYGVGAQIIRSLGIEKMKLMTNNPVKRVGLEGYGLKVVGTVPIEVKPNQFNEFYMKTKRDRMGHSLEQFNYGDRTKE
- a CDS encoding DUF5522 domain-containing protein, giving the protein MMWDDIEYSDNLEEGEDFYLTKEGYRVMTEKYLRERGYCCGNGCRHCPYFPKAQKGNRNLRE
- the fmt gene encoding methionyl-tRNA formyltransferase, whose product is MQGKDIRIVFMGTPDFAVESLKALVENGYNVVGVITTPDKPAGRGQKVHTSAVKQYAMSQNLPVLQPEKLKDPTFIEELATWKADLQVVVAFRMLPEIVWSMPPMGTFNLHASLLPQYRGAAPLNWAVINGETESGVSTFLLKHEIDTGNILFQEKVSIGPDEAVGELHDKLMSVGAKLVLTTVDALAEGTAKGISQDVLIARGVNVKPAPKIFKDDCRIDWKQPGAQIHNLIRGLSPYPASWTVFQEKEGNKEISVKIYRAHFGKENHDTTPGTVISPNKKELKIACPDGFVSIYELQMAGKKRMNVEDFLRGFQNVEQFRAI
- a CDS encoding glucosaminidase domain-containing protein — translated: MRPQIRSLFIVFIMLLAGFTARGDEAHRMTRQQYINRFAKVAIAEMNQFHIPASITMAQGCLESGDGNSSLARDANNHFGIKCNNGWTGKSVRHDDDSRRECFRKYKSAWESYRDHSLFLRNNVRYASLFKLKITDYKGWARGLKKAGYATDPRYPERLIHIIEKYQLYDLDKNYDGKDAVVSTGNDRSDRNTQTSRSDDNRIDHFSIDLSDDSQSAVERNGTKSIRARKGDTYEELAAEYGLKEWEIYKYNDTEKGHEPAESSIVYLEMKPGRAARGNDYHIARDSETMWQIAQQYGIRLKSLYRKNRMKQGDEPRPGQQIWLRKKKPRRR
- the cdd gene encoding cytidine deaminase; protein product: MKEIVFKIALTEYSGIDELPVAEKELLQKAREAAKDAYSPYSGFKVGAAVLLGNGQTVTGNNQENAAYPSGLCAERTALFYASAQYPNVPVTMIAVSALKQELLVDNTVKPCGSCRQVMAEFEDRFEKPIRIILDGEDKIEVLDGIDNLLPLRFKKEALD
- a CDS encoding RluA family pseudouridine synthase, translated to MEVLYEDNHIIAVNKRCGDIVQGDKTGDATLGDEVKAYLKKKYRKPGAVFLGVTHRLDRPTSGIVLFARTSKALARLNKMFSEKGEIQKTYWAVVDNRPANDEDTLEHWLVRYPEKNKSVAYSGRRANGKAASLTYRYLASSDRYHLLEIELHTGRHHQIRAQLAAVGLHIKGDLKYGFPRSNKDAGIHLHARSIEFIHPVSQENISITAPTPRDAVWDHFAQMKL
- the panB gene encoding 3-methyl-2-oxobutanoate hydroxymethyltransferase, which encodes MSVHKEVKRVTTHVLSEMKLRGEKISMLTAYDYSMARLVDEAGIDVILVGDSASNVMAGNETTLPITLDQMIYHGKSVVKAVNRALVVVDLPFGTYQGDSKEALISSIRIMKETHADAVKMEGGKEVIQSVERILSAGIPVMGHLGLMPQSIHKYGTYTVRAKQDAEAEKLIEDARLLEEAGCFAMVLEKIPAALGERVAKELKIPVIGIGAGGGVDGQVLVIHDMLGITQEFSPRFLRRYHNLATEIKGAVGNYINDVKSRDFPNDKEQY
- a CDS encoding DUF6261 family protein — its product is MLDSPKIYDYWNDEVFTYTESITKVLSGFDVETLSLGKFSGELKTAFDQLGASLVKERGSILTEAVEAADNYRDRAFIALRTYIEACSFRRNEAFNAAAAPLIRTIHKYGWGLQTQGYAIESSKMDNLIDDLEKMTENADALAAISAGPWLAEMKEEHEAFKQAVSDRDNEQAGRNPIKTIDARKAVIAAINDLFGAIEFLYKMNEDEQYKSMALKINEVTARMNATVKGRKTRNDSDQTPPADASSDE
- a CDS encoding acyltransferase family protein, with product MNAEHNPNRINERLVSLDTLRGFDMLWITGGGTLVVFLAKATEWGWLNVIAEQMEHVPWAGFHFYDLIFPLFMFISGVAIPYAITGKLEKGTPKRELVNKITKRMLTLVIFGLLYNGAFENGFSDLRYASVLGQIGLAYFFAALIVMNTKQVRTRLFWLGGILLGIALLQLAVPVPGFGAGEMTKVGSINSWIDQHFLPGKLYGGTFDPEGLLCIVSATAVTLMGSLAGTILRDGKAASTRKTGFLVISGVALVVVALLLSTFYPIIKAMWTVPFDLLTAGVSFLLLSVFYYIIDVKKWRGWIFFFQVIGLNSITIYLFVRIFSNGILGVSKFFLGWLANPAGDFGMVILTIGGIAFEWAFLYFLYKRKIFLKV
- the dnaK gene encoding molecular chaperone DnaK; its protein translation is MGKIIGIDLGTTNSCVSVMEGNEPVVIPNSEGKRTTPSIVAFVENGERKVGDPAKRQAITNPHKTVFSIKRFMGETFDQVQKEVKRVSYEVIKGDNNTPRVKIDDRMYSPQEISAMVLQKMKKTAEDYLGQEVTEAVITVPAYFNDSQRQATKEAGEISGLKVRRIINEPTAASLAYGLDKRDKDMKIAVFDLGGGTFDISVLELGDGVFEVKSTDGDTHLGGDDFDQVIIDWLADSFKEEEGVDLRQDPMALQRLKEAAEKAKIELSSSTSTEINLPYIMPVNGIPKHLVKTLSRAQFENLADSLITATLEPCRRAMKNAGVSAADIDEVILVGGSTRIPAVQEKVKELFGKAPSKGVNPDEVVAIGAAIQGGVLTGEVKDVLLLDVTPLSLGIETMGGVMTKLIEANTTIPTKKTETFTTAADNQPSVEIHVLQGERPMAGGNKSIGRFHLDGLPPAPRGIPQIEVTFDIDANGILHVMAKDKATGKEQSIRIEASSGLSDDEIKRMKQEAEANAEADKQAREKIDKLNQADSLIFQTEKQMKEFGDKLPADKKAPIEEALNKLKEAHKNQDLAAIDTATAELNQVFQAASQEMYNATNAEANAQGNPQGGQAGGQQKGGDDDEVTDVDFEEVK